One window of Streptococcus suis genomic DNA carries:
- a CDS encoding HNH/ENDO VII family nuclease produces the protein MIEGLKTVAEAVKPVVNEVGKRAIDAFEKPIDSDKRLEVASDSKSTYSYDGLSKFQEILAQVHGFPKELAKDIYNHQELKHYVDIGMRAVQFGQKENGEPRFCLVPKELSLDVGVDEKGRTNAERLQSGLQPIKDGKVLEAHHIGQKNGGHYALLTKEEHIVNGNKIILHKAGRSEVGHDSDFARDKRAIAKALMEGQV, from the coding sequence ATGATAGAAGGATTGAAAACTGTTGCGGAGGCGGTTAAGCCTGTCGTGAATGAAGTTGGCAAACGAGCGATTGATGCCTTTGAAAAGCCAATAGATTCAGATAAGCGATTGGAGGTCGCCTCTGATAGCAAATCTACCTATAGCTATGATGGTCTGAGCAAGTTTCAAGAAATTCTTGCTCAAGTTCACGGTTTTCCTAAAGAGTTGGCTAAGGATATTTACAATCATCAAGAACTCAAGCATTATGTGGACATCGGAATGCGAGCTGTGCAATTTGGACAGAAAGAAAATGGTGAACCCCGCTTTTGTCTTGTTCCAAAAGAGCTATCGCTGGATGTAGGTGTAGATGAAAAAGGTCGGACCAATGCAGAGAGATTGCAAAGTGGTTTGCAACCTATTAAAGATGGTAAAGTGTTAGAAGCCCATCATATCGGTCAAAAAAATGGTGGTCATTATGCCTTATTAACCAAAGAGGAACACATAGTAAACGGAAATAAAATAATATTGCACAAAGCAGGTAGGTCAGAGGTTGGTCATGATTCAGATTTTGCTAGAGATAAGCGAGCAATTGCTAAAGCACTTATGGAGGGACAAGTATGA
- a CDS encoding SMI1/KNR4 family protein, protein MSQLLEKIKTVEGLYCGRPASEQEVVEAESKLQLTFPADYKDYLKEYGVISFYGTEWTGLNGDAWTDVIATTLEARSLYTDFPQDKFIFEDLHMDDLLVLSDSTGKVFLWHNGLEKEIHSSISSYLEECVARKDTP, encoded by the coding sequence ATGAGTCAGTTATTGGAGAAAATAAAAACAGTTGAAGGGCTTTATTGCGGTCGCCCTGCTAGTGAGCAAGAAGTAGTGGAGGCTGAAAGCAAACTTCAATTGACATTTCCAGCAGATTATAAGGACTATTTGAAAGAGTATGGGGTGATTTCATTCTACGGAACAGAATGGACTGGTCTGAATGGGGATGCTTGGACGGATGTTATTGCTACAACCTTGGAAGCACGTAGCCTGTATACAGACTTTCCTCAGGATAAATTTATTTTCGAGGATTTGCATATGGATGACTTACTTGTCTTATCAGACTCAACAGGTAAAGTCTTTTTGTGGCACAATGGATTAGAAAAAGAGATTCATTCCTCAATTTCGTCCTATCTGGAAGAATGTGTAGCCAGAAAGGACACCCCATGA
- a CDS encoding peptide deformylase, producing the protein MIQPIMKDIFFLQQKSEPATPLDVQVGQDLQDTLAANAHACEGMAANMIGVKKRIIIVNMGFTNLVMYNPVLISKAKPYQTEEGCLSLEGIRSTTRYQEIEVEFFDAAWKKQSLKLTDFQAQIVQHELDHLEGIII; encoded by the coding sequence ATGATTCAACCTATAATGAAAGATATTTTCTTCTTGCAGCAGAAGTCTGAGCCTGCGACTCCGCTAGACGTGCAGGTCGGTCAGGACTTGCAGGACACTTTAGCAGCCAATGCTCATGCCTGCGAGGGCATGGCGGCCAACATGATTGGCGTCAAAAAGCGGATTATCATCGTCAACATGGGTTTTACCAACCTGGTCATGTACAATCCCGTCCTCATCAGCAAGGCCAAGCCCTATCAGACCGAGGAAGGCTGCCTGTCGCTTGAAGGTATCCGCTCGACGACACGCTATCAGGAGATTGAAGTGGAGTTTTTTGATGCTGCGTGGAAAAAGCAGAGCCTAAAGCTGACAGACTTCCAAGCCCAGATTGTTCAGCATGAACTGGATCATTTGGAAGGGATTATCATCTAG